cttttcctctccctcGCTGTTCTGATAGAGTGTAGATAAGAGCCGTATTGAAACCCGAAATTTAAAAGGGCAATCTGCAATTCAAAGAACTACCAAAAAACGGTCACCCTGACCCCGCCACTGcattggtaaacagctgagggatggggctggataaatataaccactctcaaattcctaCACCGAGCTGTGGGTGCATGAGGGAAAGGGAGCATGTTTTCTGTGagaaaagcatttcactgtactggtgcacttctaatggaatccagaccGAGAGAGTGGCCAGTGGTCAGACTGAGAGCAGAGCCACAGCTCCCCTGCTGGTAGTAAAGCATATTGGCCACAGCACCAGCTCCCCTTGGTGGTGGGCGGTGGTATGGCGGTCAGTAGCAGCTCTCCTAGTGGTGGGTGGTGGTATGGCAGTCAGCAACAGCTCCCCTAGTGGTGGGTGGGGTTATGGCGGTCAGCAATTGCTCTCCTAGTGGTGGGTGGTGGTATGGCAGTCAGCAACAGCTCTCCTAGTGGTGGGTGGTGGTATGGCAGTCAGCAGCAGCTCTCCTAGTGGTGGGTGGTGGTATGGCAGTCAGCAACAGCTCTCCTAGTGGTGGGTGGTGGTATGGCAGTCAGCAGCAGCTCTCCTAGTGGTGGGTGGTGGTATGGCAGTCAGCAGCAGCTCTCCTAGTGGTGGGTGGTGGTATGGCAGTCAGCAGCAGCTCTCCTAGTGGTGGGTGGTGGTATGGCGGTCAGCAACAGCGTGGCTTGTCCACGTGGATAATGCGGTTGCAACGAGGACAGGAGTGGTACGCATCCTTAAAGTGTTTCATGAAGAACGGGATCAGACAGCAGCCCACTACCaacctgggagagagaggggggataggaggagatggggagagtggaagtggtgggggagagaggggtgggagattGATGGGgagaagggtgggagagagacatggtgttCAGTTGATTTTAGACATGTCTAATTCTCTCAAAAGTATCAAGACATTCTATAACTCCTCCCCTTCTTTACTCCCCCTCAGAGGATGAAGACCACTTTATGGGtccctctgttcccctctatcccccaccctcctcttcttcactcaCCCACAGAGGATGAAGACCACTTTATGGGtccctctgttcccctctatccgcccaccctcctcttcttcactcaCCCACAGAGGATGAAGACCACTTTATGGGtccctctgttcccctctatcCCCCCACCCTCCTCTTCTTTACTCCCCCTCAGAGGATGAAGACCACTTTATGGGtccctctgttcccctctatccctcccaccctcccccctccatccctcccaccctccccccctccccttctttACTCACCCACAGAGGATGAAGAGGATGCACATGAGCCAGGCGTAGGCTCCGACTTTATAGGTCACGTTCGTCATCACCTGTTGTTGACAGGAAGTACAGGTGGTCATGCCCTCTGAACGGCCCAGTTCTGTGTCATAACTCACAAACTTCTGAGTGGGAGTTTCACCAcctcctccaacaccacctcctccactggTGTAcactgggggaagagagagaagaggacaagTTATATTTTGTCTGGCTCCAACACTGCTGGTGTAGAGGGGAACAAGGGAGACAAAGATGGTATAAACggtagagacgagagagagatacTTCTGCTGCCTTCAAAATAATCTCCCTTGGAACCTGGGAATTTACCAGTTATAAATATGCCATGATTGCGTTCAAGTCAAATTGCGTTTTGAAGTCAAAACAATTCTTCGACCAAATGAGATTTCATTTTAGCTCGCTAGATGAGCTAGCTGGTGTTGATGTAGTTCTGGTGTTGTGTGCTTGCGGACTGTATAAATGAGGCTTAGGACAGGAAGTGCTTACCTGGCTTTccctgagactgagactgagactgatacATAGAGTAGTTATTGGAGGGGATGGTGGAGGAAGGAGGGTTGAAGGGGGTATGGACATGATATACCTTCACCCCACTATCACCTTGTCCTTcaactggaagagagagggagggagggagggagggggagagagagagagagggagcgagggagggggagaaggagagagcgagggaggggtgagatgaggaagagaaggagagaattgcGGGGGAGGGTttgatggagagatagagaaagagagaggttgatTAGATAGCTCCAATATGTGAAATATACTGAGTACAATCTATAGCAAGTAACACCTGGCACTTATgatacacagctacagtatagttATAACCTGGAACGTAACCTATATGATACACAGGTACAGTAACAACCTGGGACGTAACCTATATGATACACAGGTACAGTAACAACCTGGGACGTAACCTATATGATACACAGGTACAGTAACAACCTGGGGCGTAACCTATATGATACACAGGTACAGTAACAACCTGGGACGTAACCTATATGATACACAGGTACAGTAACAACCTGGGGCGTAACCTATATGATACAcaggtacagtatagtaacaacctgggacgtaacctatatgatacacaggtacagtatagttataacctgggacgtaacctatatgatacacaggtacagtaacaacctgggacgtaacctatatgatacacaggtacagtacagtaacaacctgggacgtaaactatatgatacacaggtacagtaacaacctgggacgtaacccatatgatacagtatagttataacctgggacgtaacctatatgatacacaggtacagtacagtaacaacctgggacgtaacctatatgatacacaggtacagtatagtaacaACCTGGGACATAACCTATATGATACACAGGTACAGTATAGTTATAACCTGGGACGTAACCTATATGATACAcaggtacagtatagtaacaacctgggacgtaacctatatgatacacaggtacagtatagtaacaACCTGGGACATAACCTATATGATACACAGGTACAGTAACAACCTGGGACGTAACCTATATGATACACAGGTACAGTATAGTTATAACCTGGGACGTAACCTATATGATACAcaggtacagtatagtaacaacctgggacgtaacctatatgatacacaggtacagtaacaacctgggacgtaacctatatgatacacagctacagtatagttataacctgggacgtaacctatatgatacacaggtacagtacagtaacaacctgggacgtaacctatatgatacacaggtacagtatagtaacaacctgggacgtaacctatatgatacacaggtacagtatagtaacaacctgggacgtaacctatatgatacacaggtacagtatagtaacaacctgggacgtaacctatatgatacacaggtacagtatagtaacaACCTGGGACGTAACCTATATGATACACAGGTACAGTATAGCTATAACCTGGGACGTAACCTATATGATACAcaggtacagtatagtaacagCCTGGGAAGTAACCTATATGATACACAGGTACAGTATAGTTATAACCTGGGACGTAACCTATATGATACAcaggtacagtatagtaacaACCTGGGACGTAACCTATATGATACACAGGTACAATATAGTAACAACCTGGGACGTAACCTATATGATACAcaggtacagtatagtaacaacctgggacgtaacctatatgatacacaggtacagtacagtaacaacctgggacgtaacctatatgatacacaggtacagtatagtaacaACCTGGGACATAACCTACATGATACAcaggtacagtatagtaacaACCTGGGACGTAACCTATATGATACACAGGTACAGTAACAACCTGGGAAGTAACCTATATGATACAcaggtacagtatagtaacaacctgggacgtaacctatatgatacacaggtacagtaacaacctgggacgtaacctatatgatacacaggtacagtatagtaacaacctgggacgtaacctatatgatacacaggtacagtatagtaacagCCTGGGAAGTAACCTATATGATACACAGGTACAGTATAGTTATAACCTGGGACATAACCTATATGATACACAGGTACAATATAGTAACAACCTGGGACGTAACCTATATGATACACAGGTACAATATAGTAACAACCTGGGACGTAACCTATATGatacacaggtacagtacagtaacaacctgggacgtaacctatatgatacacaggtacagtatagttataacctgggacgtaacctatatgatacacaggtacagtaacaacctgggacgtaacctatatgatacacaggtacagtatagtaacaacctgggacgtaacctatatgatacacaggtacagtaacaacctgggacgtaacctatatgatacacaggtacagtatagtaacaacctgggacgtaacctatatgatacacaggtacagtatagttataacctgggacgtaacctatatgatacacaggtacagtatagtaacaacctgggacgtaacctatatgatacacaggtacagtaacaacctgggacgtaacctatatgatacacaggtacagtatagtaacaACCTGGGACGTAACCTATATGATACACAGGTACAGTATAGTATGTAATAGTACAATCCAACTTTATTGTCCGCATGTCACAGAGAACAACAGAATGTTGACGTACCTGGTATGTTGTAGGGTGGAGGTTCTTTTTCATTTACGCTCATTGTCCTGGGCTTTCTGTgagaggggtcagaggttaggtgtgtcaaccatttatttattattttacctttattaaactaggcaagtcagttaagaacaaattcttattttcaacgacggcctaggaacagagggttaactacCTTTTCAGGGGCATAACGAcagttttgtaccttgtcagctcgtggatttgaacttgcaacctttatggttactagtccaacgctctaaccactagcctaccctgcAGCACCAGGTGTGTCTACCATAAGCACTGTAACATCAGCATCGTCCTCTGGAGCGAGCCAGGCTCATCAGGACTGAATCAACCAATCCTCATCTCTGAAACAAgacttgaatcaggtgtgttttaCAGCCAGGTCTGGAGTGAGAGGCTTCATAAGCGCTACAAAAAACCCCGATTATTTCACAAATCATCTATAAGCGCTTGCGAACCTCTATACATGGTGTATAAAGGGTGACATATGAGCCATTTACAGGTTGAATTGCCCAATGTGACATAAAGCGCTATGTTTACACACCATTTATAGAGGATAACATACACGTATAGGAGATTAGAGAAGCATTCATGTAGCGCTTATGAAGCCTCTATGTAGGCTACCGAAAAGCCTTGACACAGTTGTAATTGCTTTAAAAGTGGGACTGAAGTGAGGCCTTGGATATGAAGTCAGCCCCTGTAAAATGTGTGCCACTGCCTTCGTTAAAACTATGCAAGTCCAACCCAGGCTAACACAATGCAAGTCCAACCCAGGCTGATACAATGCAAGTCCAACCCAGGCTAACACAATGCAAGTCCAACCCAGGCTGATACAATGCAAGTCCAACCCAGGCTAACACAATGCAAGTCCAACCCAGGCTGATACAATGCTAGTCCAACCCAGGCTGACATAATGCTAGTCCAACCCAGGCTGACACAATGCAAGTCCAACCCAGGCTAACACAATGCAAGTCCAACCCAGGCTGACATAATGCTAGTCCAACCCAGGCTGACACAATGCAAGTCCAACCCAGGCTGATACAATGCTAGTCCAACCCAGGCTGATATAATGCTAGTCCAACCCAGGCTGACATAATGCTAGTCCAACCCAGGCTGACATAATGCAAGTCCAACCCAGGCTAACACAATGCAAGTCCAACCCAGGCTGATACAATGCTAGTCCAACCCAGGCTGATATAATGCTAGTCCAACCCAGGCTGACATAATGCTAGTCCAACCCAGGCTGACACAATGCAAGTCCAACCCAGGCTGATACAATGCTAGTCCAACCCAGGCTGATATAATGCTAGTCTAACCCAGGCTGACATAATGCAAGTCCAACCCAGGCTAACACAATGCAAGTCCAACCCAGGCTGATACAATGCTAGTCCAACCCAGGCTGATACAATGCTAGTCCAACCCAGGCTGATACAATGCTAGTCCAACCCAGGCTGATATAATGCTAGTCCAACCCAGGCTGACATAATGCCAGTCCAACCCAGGCTGACATAATGCAAGTCCAACCCAGGCTGACATAATGCAAGTCCAACCCAGGCTGATACAATGCAAGTCCAACCCAGGCTAACACAATGCAAGTCCAACCCAGGCTGATACAATGCTAGTCCAACCCAGGCTGACATAATTCAAGTCCAACCCAGGCTGACATAATGCAAGTCCAACCCAGGCTAACATAATGCTAGTCTAACCCAGGCTGACATAATGCAAGTCCAACCCAGGCTAACACAATGCAAGTCCAACCCAGGCTAACACAATGCAAGTCCAACCCAGGCTGATACAATGCTAGTCCAACCCAGGCTGATACAATGCTAGTCCAACCCAGGCTGACGTAATGCCAGTCCAACCCAGGCTAACACAATGCAAGTCCAACCCAGGCTGATACAATGCTAGTCCAACCCAGGCTGATACAATGCTAGTCCAACCCAGGCTGACGTAATGCCAGTCCAACCCAGGCTGACGTAATGCTCTATTCAGCCACTAGGTGGTGGTACAACACAAGGtacggagaacacacacacacagtcacacacacacacacagtcacacacacacacacacacacatacacacacacagtcacacacacacacacacatacacacacacatacacacacacatacacacacacacacacacacacacacacacacacacacacacacacacacacacacacacacacacacacacattcactccaCAGCTGAAACCTGTCATTCAGCATACTCCACAGACTAGTAGTTATGGTAAGAATGAGCTGAACAAACCTCACTGTCCTGTAGTTATTTAGGGAGTGTCGTCTTGTGTCTTTTAAAGGTTACAGGCGGGGCTTCACTAGTCTCAGTATCAGtctgtttagctaacattcctCTCCTTGTACTCCACGTCAGATGTTCAGCATAAAGGGGAATGAcggctaaacagactggtacccaaaCTATAATTTAGAGAgctatattttttttttggggggggggggggggggggtttccatTAGCTGTTACTATGGCAACATCTACTCTACTTCCTGAATTCCACAAAGAAGAAACATTTACAAAACGACCACGGGAATATGGGGCCAAATACAAACCTTGGACTATTTTAATTACAGGTAATTTGTTCAAATACTTTTGGTCCCGTAAAATGAGGAGGACTATGTACAAAACgtgctgtcatttctaaacggttcacctgataCAGATGAAAatataccctcaaattaaagtctgcactctgacctttaacctcatagacattgtatcatttcaaagtgctggagtaacagagccaaaaacaacaacaaatatgtCATATGTCCCAATACATTTGTAGCTCACTGCATCTGACCCCAATCCACAAACGGCAGAACATTTATACAGTCAGATGATCTCATTCTACAGCGACCAAATCTCATCTCACTACTGGATCAGTGTTGTGTTGCTGCTGAATCTAGAATCCTGAAACCAGGACTTCTGCAAAGCATGGAATTCTGAGACAAAAATGTTCAGAATGTTGTAAAGCCCCTAAGGATTCCATTTGGAAGCCAGAACACTGACTATCTATCCTATACCTGACTATCTATCCTGTACCTGACTATCTATCCTATACCTGACTATCTATCCTATACCTGACTATCTATCCTATACCTGACTATCTATCCTATACCTGTTAAACCTGACCTGAGATGGAACTATCTATCCTATACCTGTCTATCTATCCTATACCTGACTATCTATCCTATACCTGACTATCTATCCTATACCTGACTATCTATCCTATACCTGACTATCTATCCTGTACCTGACTATCTATCCTATACCTGACTATCTATCCTATACCTGACTATCTATCCTATACCTGACTATCTATCCTATACCCGACTATCTATCCTATACCTGACTATCTATCCTATACCTGACTATCTATCCTATACCTGACTATCTATCCTATACCTGTCTATCTATCCTATACCTGACTATCTATCCTATATCTGACTATCTATCCTATACCTGACTATCTATCCTATACCTGACTATCTATCCTGTACCTGACTATCTATCCTATACCTGACTATCTATCCTATACCTGACTATCTATCCTATACCTGTCTATCTATCCTATACCTGTCTATCTATCCTATACCTGTTAAACCTGACCTGAGATGGAACTATCTATCCTATACCTGTCTATCTATCCTATACCTGACTATCTATCCTATACCTGACTATCTATCCTATACCTGACTATCTATCATATACCTGACTATCTATCCTATACCTGTCAAACCTGACCTGAGAGGGAACTATCTATCCTATACCTGTCTATCTATCCTATACCTGACTATCTATCCTATACCTGTCTATCTACCCTGTACCTGTTAAACCTGACCTGAGATGGAACTATCTATCTGACCCAAATCTAACTCTACCCCAGACTCAGACATACGGACCAGCTCCTTTTCTAGAGCTGAGTTACGCCTTCACTGTTGTAACCTGCCTGGGGCCTTTCatagacctacacacacacacacacacacacacacacacacacacacacacacacacacacacacacacacacacacacacacacacacacacacacacacacacacacacaccctgcccacCCATCCATCAGACAGAGCTTTGACTGTCAGTCACTCAGTCCACTGCTGTCAGTGGGATTATACACTATGCAACATGAAGGATGCCCATCTTAACTAGGGTGGGGACCAAAggcctacagacacacacacagacacatgtaaacacacacagacacatgtaaacacacacagacacatgtaaacacacacagacacatgtaaacacacacatacacatgtaaacagacacatgtaaacacacacagacacatgtaaacacacacagacacaagtaaacacacacatacacatgtaaacacacacagacacaagtaaacacacacagacacatgtaaacacacacagacacatgtaaacacacacagacacatgtaaacacacacagacacatgcaaacacacacatacacatgtaaacacacacagacacatgtaaacacacacggacacatgtagacacacacatacacatatggaatagacaaacacacagacacatgtaaacacacacagacacatgtaaacacacacagacacatgtggaatagacac
This sequence is a window from Oncorhynchus mykiss isolate Arlee chromosome 13, USDA_OmykA_1.1, whole genome shotgun sequence. Protein-coding genes within it:
- the LOC118938384 gene encoding cell death-inducing p53-target protein 1 homolog, with the translated sequence MSVNEKEPPPYNIPVEGQGDSGVKVYHVHTPFNPPSSTIPSNNYSMYQSQSQSQGKPVYTSGGGGVGGGGETPTQKFVSYDTELGRSEGMTTCTSCQQQVMTNVTYKVGAYAWLMCILFILCGLVVGCCLIPFFMKHFKDAYHSCPRCNRIIHVDKPRCC